Sequence from the Corallococcus sp. EGB genome:
CGCATCCCGCCCACGACGCGAGTTGCCAAGGCATGAAGATCGGGTTCCTCGTTGGGGACATCGCCAATATCTCGGGTGGTTCCAACGTCATCCTGGAGTACGCCTCGCGGTTGCAGGACCTTGGCCACGAGGCCGTCCTCATCACCCCGGGCCCCGTCACCCTGACGTATCCGCTCTGGCATCCCCGTCTGGCGGACCTGCCGCGCCGTTCGCTCGCGGAGGCGGAGAACGAGTCCTTCGACTTCGCGCTGGCCACGTGGTGGATCACCTTCTACGACCTGTGGCGCGTCAATGCCCGGGTGTATGGCTATCTGAACCAGAGCCTGGAGTCGCGCTTCCACGCGGAGCGCCACTACAAGCTGCTCAACCGGCAGACGTATTCGCTGCCGCTCCTGTTCGTCACCGAGGCGAAGTGGCTGGTGGAGTTCATCCAGACGCTGCAGCCCGAAGGGCGCACGCTCTACGTGCAGAACGGCCTGTCGCGGGAGCACTTCCCCTGCGTGCAGGCGCCGCCCCAGCGCGACGGCAAGCTGCGCGTGTTGGTGGAGGGCCCCTGGGGCGTGGGCTTCAAGGGCGTGCCGGAGACGTTCGAGGTGCTGGAGCTGGCGGCGAAGGCGGGCGTCCAGTTCGAGACCGGGTGGCTGGCGTCGTCGTCCGGCGGACAGAAGCCCACGGTGGGCGGTCAGCCGGTGCAGGTGCACGAGCGCATCCCCATCAACCAGGTGCACCAGGTCTATGGCCGGTATGACGTGCTGCTGAAGCTCTCCCGCGTGGAGGGCATGTTCGGCCCGCCGCTGGAGATGTTCTCCCAGGGCGGCACGGCCATCACGTACACCGTCACCGGCACCGACGAGTACATGGTGCACGGACAGAACTCGCTGATGGTGGAGCCGTACAACCACCGGCAGATCGTCCAGTTCCTGCGCCTGCTCAGCACGCAGCCCGCGTATCTGGCGCACCTGCGCGCGAACGCGCTCGCCACCGCGAAGGCGTTCACGGACTGGGAGTCAAGCACGCGTCAGGTGGCCGCGGGGCTGGAGGCGCTGCACGCGGAGGGCTGGACGAACACGCACCTGCGTCCCGCGCTGGCCGCCATGTCCACCATGCATGGCCACTGGCTGGACGACGTGTGGCGCGCGGAGCGCGGAGGCTCCTCGCCGCTGCATCCGTACGTGGGCCCCGGTGAGCAGGTGCTGCTGGAGCGCTACCGCCGGCTGAAGCAGTCCCGTCCCGTCCGCGCGCTCAAGAAGCTGGTGTCCGACGACGTCAAGAAGTCCCTCCGCGCGCGTCTCACGCGAGTCCTGTCATGAGAGTCCATCCGCCCTCCCCCACCCTCCAGCGCGTCGCCTTCGTGGGCGAGCCGGCCTTCGAGCCGCACGTGCCCGTCCAGGCGGCATGGGCCCAGGTGCGCTTCTTCCCTGTGACGGCCGGTCAGTGGGAGCCCGCGCTCGACGCGGCGCGCGCGTGGAACCCGAACGCGACCCTCGTCTTCCGTCCGCAGGACCTCACGCTGGAGCAGGCCGCGCGAGTCCCCGGCACCATGCGCGTGGGCATCATCCCCGCGCCGCTGTTCAGCGCGGAGGACGCGGAGAAGCTCGCGCGCATGTCCGGCCCGGACGTGGACGGCTTCCGCTGGCTCACGTACCTGGAGGCGCCCACGTCGCCGGAGCTGGCGCGGCTGCCCCTCCTGCAGACGCTGCCCCTGCCGGTGGACACCGCGCGCTGCCCCACCGGCCCCCGGCTGGAGACGCGGCGGATGCTGGTGGCGGACTGGGCCAGCCCCTCGCCGGAGGCGCTGGAGCACCTGCGCAAGCTGGGCCCGGTGGACGTGCTGTCCGCGCACGCCACGCCGGAGGAGGTGACCCAGGCGCTGGAGAAGGCCGGGACGCTCCTCTACGCGTCGCGCGACCTGATGGGCCGCTTCGATCCGCTGCCGCTCATGGCCATGGCGCACGGGTTGCTGCTGGTGGCCGACACGGTGTTCGCCGGGGACTGGAACATCGAGCCGGAGGACGAGTTCCTCTACCGGCCGGACGGCCAGTGGGCGCGCTCGCTGGATGAAGTGTTCCGGATGCCGGTGTCCTTCCGGGCGGTGCGCATCCGCGCCTGGCAGAAGATGCGCGAGGCCTACGACGCCTCGGCGTGCTTCCAGCGCGTGCTGCACGACGCCCACCTGTTCGCGGACCCCGTGGCGCACCTGGCGTCGCTGACGTCCGCGCGTCCCCCGGTGGACATGCCCGTGGCGGTGGAGTCCTCCGCCGTGCGCGCTCCGGAGCCTTCCTCCGCCCCGGAGCCCCTGGGCGCGGAGAAGGTCCAGCGTCTGTCCCGCGCCCGCGCGGCCGTCCCCAACTAGAGCCAAGGACACCGGAAGCAGATGACTGCCCGCCGTGAACCCGCAGCGGCCGCGCTGCTTCCCGCCCTGCAGCGCTGGGCGGTGGAGACCGCGCGCGACCTGTACCTGATCCAGAAGGGCGCCCCCGCCGCGACCCTGCACCCGCGCGCCACGCCCGGCGAGCGCGTGTCCATCCTCGCGTCGGAGGTCCTGCCGCTGAACGTGGTGGAGGGGCTCAGCCAGGCCTCGCGCCTGTTTCGCGCGGACGACGCGCCCCCGATTGAGTCCTCCCCCTTCGCCACGCTGCGCGAGCGGCTGCTCACCGCGACGGCGGGCT
This genomic interval carries:
- a CDS encoding glycosyltransferase family 4 protein, which produces MKIGFLVGDIANISGGSNVILEYASRLQDLGHEAVLITPGPVTLTYPLWHPRLADLPRRSLAEAENESFDFALATWWITFYDLWRVNARVYGYLNQSLESRFHAERHYKLLNRQTYSLPLLFVTEAKWLVEFIQTLQPEGRTLYVQNGLSREHFPCVQAPPQRDGKLRVLVEGPWGVGFKGVPETFEVLELAAKAGVQFETGWLASSSGGQKPTVGGQPVQVHERIPINQVHQVYGRYDVLLKLSRVEGMFGPPLEMFSQGGTAITYTVTGTDEYMVHGQNSLMVEPYNHRQIVQFLRLLSTQPAYLAHLRANALATAKAFTDWESSTRQVAAGLEALHAEGWTNTHLRPALAAMSTMHGHWLDDVWRAERGGSSPLHPYVGPGEQVLLERYRRLKQSRPVRALKKLVSDDVKKSLRARLTRVLS